Proteins from a single region of Weeksella virosa DSM 16922:
- a CDS encoding ArnT family glycosyltransferase translates to MKKYAFVLCFVLLLLLNFLQATFTPLVDDEAYYWVWSKHLAFGYYDHPPMIAWMIRLGNFVTTQEIGLRFISTILFTFNFFLFYAILQPKSTLQRWKVLCLFASTPFLQLFGFISTPDTVLLFFTLLYLYYLKQFLDQKKSLTFLGLSFAIAGLFYSKYHGFLVVAFTLLPHFLFLLNSKKFYLTIFIAFLLYIPHIFWLIEHDFVPFRYHLAERNQTKIHFDAIAYLLIGGLFLGTLAYSPFLWKTFFSIKNIKRRYRFDQSILYLSLMPMVFFLVMSLKNKPQLQWLLIGFVAQLIWLYQTEDLDNKLFFRLGFANLIVLIVARILLLSPSLSWLYDNRDAALRIGNEVKDSLVIFEKYQEASLFAFYANRSTWVYRTLDNRRSSFDDWQQLNDFDGKDFVFVSRWQKSNQSVIGWRDKPYFITKVENFKPEENYAFHLMSSVNYPAENIVVIELSSVSPAIFSSKNFQDLPLLYLVFIGDPHHSVVYLEDIREVLWEGKIKHQKTIQVSVRSNLLGKSKKVYVGLQPRGLPMYSVSNKISIESDKF, encoded by the coding sequence ATGAAAAAATACGCTTTTGTCCTTTGTTTTGTGTTGCTTCTTCTGCTCAATTTTCTTCAGGCAACCTTTACACCCTTAGTCGATGACGAAGCATATTACTGGGTATGGTCTAAACATCTCGCTTTTGGATATTATGATCATCCACCGATGATTGCATGGATGATTAGGTTAGGAAATTTTGTAACAACGCAAGAAATAGGATTAAGATTTATTTCAACAATTCTTTTTACCTTCAATTTTTTCCTTTTTTACGCAATCTTACAACCTAAATCAACCTTGCAACGTTGGAAAGTTTTATGTCTTTTTGCTTCCACACCGTTTTTACAACTCTTCGGATTCATCTCTACACCTGATACAGTCTTGTTGTTTTTTACTTTATTGTACCTCTATTATCTGAAGCAATTTTTAGATCAAAAAAAATCCTTGACTTTTTTAGGACTATCTTTTGCTATCGCTGGTTTGTTTTACAGTAAATATCACGGATTTTTAGTGGTTGCATTTACCTTGTTGCCACATTTTCTGTTCTTACTGAACAGTAAAAAATTCTATCTTACTATTTTCATCGCATTCCTACTCTATATTCCTCATATATTTTGGTTAATCGAACACGATTTTGTTCCTTTTCGGTATCATCTCGCCGAACGAAATCAGACCAAAATACATTTCGATGCTATTGCTTATCTGCTTATTGGGGGTTTGTTTTTGGGGACATTGGCGTATTCTCCTTTTCTTTGGAAAACTTTTTTCTCGATAAAAAATATAAAAAGAAGATATAGATTCGATCAGTCTATTTTGTATTTATCTTTAATGCCAATGGTGTTTTTTTTGGTGATGAGCCTAAAAAACAAACCGCAACTTCAATGGCTTTTGATAGGATTTGTTGCACAACTCATATGGTTGTATCAAACAGAAGATCTAGACAATAAATTATTTTTTCGGTTAGGATTTGCGAATCTTATTGTGCTAATTGTTGCAAGAATTTTATTACTTTCTCCTTCTTTATCTTGGTTGTATGACAATCGAGACGCGGCCTTGCGCATTGGAAACGAAGTAAAAGATTCTCTTGTTATATTCGAAAAATATCAAGAAGCATCCTTGTTCGCATTTTATGCAAATAGGTCTACATGGGTATATAGAACCTTGGATAACCGACGGTCGAGTTTCGATGATTGGCAACAATTGAACGATTTTGATGGGAAGGATTTTGTGTTTGTTTCTCGTTGGCAAAAAAGCAATCAATCGGTGATAGGATGGCGAGACAAACCCTACTTTATTACGAAAGTAGAAAATTTCAAACCCGAAGAAAACTATGCTTTTCATCTTATGAGCAGTGTCAATTATCCTGCAGAAAACATTGTTGTTATCGAGTTGTCATCTGTATCACCTGCTATTTTTTCCAGTAAAAACTTTCAAGATTTACCTTTACTTTACTTGGTGTTTATTGGCGATCCGCATCATTCTGTGGTATATTTAGAAGATATTCGAGAGGTGTTGTGGGAAGGGAAAATCAAGCATCAAAAAACGATTCAGGTTTCTGTAAGGTCGAATTTGTTAGGAAAGAGCAAGAAAGTTTATGTCGGGCTACAGCCAAGAGGTTTGCCTATGTATTCTGTTTCTAATAAAATTTCTATAGAATCAGATAAATTCTAA
- the sucC gene encoding ADP-forming succinate--CoA ligase subunit beta, translating into MNLHEYQAKQILSKYGVKVQRGIVATTPDEAVEAAQELTKETGTSWHVVKAQIHAGGRGKGGGVKLAKSLEEVKEKATDIIGMQLITPQTPPEGKKVNQVLIAEDVYYPGESEIEEFYVSVLLNRATGRNMFMYSTEGGMDIEAVAEATPEKIFTEEIDPAVGLTGFQAANIAFNLGVKGAAYKDMIKFIHALYNAYIGIDASLFEINPVLKTSDDQIMAVDAKVVLDGNALFRHKDLAELRDTREEDPTEVEADAAGLNFVKLDGNVGCMVNGAGLAMATMDIIKLSGGNPANFLDVGGTADAERVEKAFRIILKDSNVKGILVNIFGGIVRCDRVAQGILDAYKNLGDSINVPIIVRLQGTNADIARQMISESGLQVHAVDTLQDAADKVAEIL; encoded by the coding sequence ATGAATCTTCACGAATATCAAGCAAAACAAATTTTAAGTAAGTATGGTGTTAAAGTACAACGAGGAATAGTTGCAACAACACCAGATGAAGCTGTTGAAGCTGCACAAGAGTTAACCAAAGAAACGGGCACATCTTGGCATGTTGTAAAAGCCCAAATCCACGCAGGTGGACGCGGTAAAGGTGGCGGAGTAAAACTTGCTAAAAGTTTAGAAGAAGTAAAAGAAAAGGCTACGGATATTATCGGTATGCAATTGATAACCCCACAAACTCCACCAGAAGGAAAGAAAGTAAATCAGGTATTAATCGCTGAAGATGTTTACTATCCTGGAGAATCTGAAATAGAAGAATTCTACGTTTCAGTATTATTAAACCGTGCAACTGGAAGAAATATGTTTATGTATTCAACCGAAGGGGGGATGGATATCGAGGCAGTTGCAGAAGCTACTCCAGAAAAAATCTTCACCGAAGAAATTGACCCTGCAGTTGGTTTAACAGGTTTCCAAGCTGCAAATATTGCCTTCAACTTGGGTGTAAAAGGAGCAGCTTACAAAGACATGATAAAGTTTATTCATGCACTTTACAATGCTTATATTGGGATTGACGCTTCATTGTTCGAGATCAACCCAGTACTGAAAACATCAGACGACCAAATTATGGCGGTTGATGCAAAAGTTGTTTTGGATGGTAACGCATTATTCCGTCATAAAGACTTAGCAGAATTACGTGACACTCGAGAAGAAGATCCTACCGAAGTAGAAGCTGATGCAGCGGGATTAAACTTTGTGAAGTTAGACGGAAACGTTGGTTGTATGGTAAATGGTGCTGGTTTAGCGATGGCAACAATGGATATCATTAAGCTTTCTGGAGGAAACCCAGCCAACTTCCTAGACGTAGGAGGAACTGCAGACGCAGAACGTGTAGAAAAAGCATTCCGTATTATCCTGAAAGATTCCAACGTAAAAGGAATCTTGGTAAATATCTTTGGAGGAATCGTTCGTTGTGACCGAGTTGCTCAAGGAATTTTGGATGCATACAAAAACTTAGGTGACTCGATTAATGTACCTATCATTGTACGATTACAAGGTACCAATGCCGATATTGCAAGACAAATGATTAGCGAATCTGGTTTACAAGTACATGCAGTAGACACTTTACAAGATGCTGCCGACAAAGTAGCTGAAATACTGTAA
- the coaE gene encoding dephospho-CoA kinase (Dephospho-CoA kinase (CoaE) performs the final step in coenzyme A biosynthesis.) yields MDKQTITIGLTGGIGSGKSTAAKFFEKAGIPIYYADQRAKDLMNNNPQLIKKIKNIFGEKAYQDGNLNRVWIAEKSFSNPETLQQLNQAAHPIVYKDYKQWISQQASPLVMKEAAILVESGSYKNCDEVIVVVADEKRRIERVSKRDRTTQEAIQQRMNNQLSDEERKKFATFIIENNEGIEQLEKQVSKIIVALRTKYHLT; encoded by the coding sequence ATGGATAAACAAACAATAACTATTGGTCTAACGGGCGGTATCGGATCTGGAAAATCAACAGCTGCAAAATTCTTCGAAAAAGCTGGTATACCAATTTATTACGCCGATCAACGAGCCAAAGACTTGATGAACAATAATCCCCAGCTTATCAAGAAGATAAAAAATATTTTCGGTGAAAAAGCTTACCAAGACGGAAATTTGAATCGGGTTTGGATAGCTGAAAAAAGTTTTAGCAATCCTGAAACTTTACAACAACTCAATCAGGCGGCGCACCCTATTGTCTACAAAGATTACAAACAATGGATTAGCCAGCAAGCATCGCCATTGGTAATGAAAGAAGCTGCCATCTTGGTAGAAAGCGGATCGTACAAAAACTGTGACGAAGTAATTGTAGTAGTTGCAGATGAAAAGCGAAGAATAGAACGCGTAAGCAAGCGTGATCGCACTACACAAGAAGCGATACAGCAGAGAATGAACAATCAGTTGAGCGACGAAGAAAGAAAAAAATTTGCTACTTTTATTATAGAAAACAATGAAGGTATTGAGCAATTAGAAAAACAAGTTTCTAAGATAATTGTAGCACTACGAACCAAATATCATTTGACCTAA
- a CDS encoding sensor histidine kinase, with protein sequence MKKGFYKVLIIVMSVALIGLMVIQFYWLKLTFDSSKENFNTSVYQAMNNTVEKINKGELEMYYKQFEHVQKDFQNNQNKPEVFSTQAIKDSVGVTYVLFTRYILDRAMLPISGQYNDSITKADVYKQESLIKIPKDTSAIGVSPLNMNFEEAFKNSTYSIERLARIDAGTKPIEMRVSLEVIDSIFKKELKHRGVHANPELGITKVDSGDTKIKTHNFRLADTNYSIPLFYDKDEHPVYYFNAYFPQQVFAILGPIVPILALTFILTLIIISVFSLAIYYMQMQRNISEIKTDFINNMTHEFKTPIATINIASDALKNEKVTQNPEKVRYYADLIKQENKRMNSHVEMVLRMSKLERNQMEMNLQSVDMDSIIENALEPIRFIVSERSGTIFESYEADQTIVNGDSFHLENIVINILDNARKYSTGKPEISIRTYNDDRYFILEVKDKGIGMSPSVLRKIFDQFYREETGNIHNVKGHGLGLAYVKKIVELHHGAVWAESKLGEGSKFYVKIPLKK encoded by the coding sequence ATGAAGAAAGGATTTTATAAAGTTTTGATTATTGTCATGAGCGTCGCGCTTATCGGACTGATGGTCATCCAATTCTATTGGTTGAAATTAACTTTTGACTCGAGCAAAGAAAACTTCAACACCAGTGTTTATCAGGCGATGAACAATACAGTAGAAAAGATAAACAAAGGAGAACTCGAGATGTATTACAAACAATTCGAACATGTCCAGAAAGATTTCCAAAACAACCAAAACAAACCTGAAGTTTTTTCTACTCAAGCGATTAAGGATTCGGTTGGCGTTACGTATGTTCTATTTACACGGTATATTCTCGACCGTGCTATGTTGCCAATTTCTGGACAATACAATGATAGTATTACCAAAGCCGATGTTTATAAACAAGAAAGTTTGATCAAAATTCCGAAAGATACTTCGGCAATAGGTGTTTCTCCATTGAATATGAATTTCGAAGAAGCTTTTAAGAATTCTACCTACTCTATCGAACGTTTGGCTCGTATAGACGCTGGAACGAAACCTATCGAAATGAGAGTTTCACTAGAGGTTATCGATTCAATCTTCAAAAAAGAACTGAAACATCGTGGCGTGCATGCCAACCCAGAATTAGGAATTACAAAAGTAGATTCGGGTGACACGAAGATCAAAACTCATAATTTTCGTCTGGCAGATACTAATTATTCGATTCCTTTGTTTTATGACAAAGATGAACATCCCGTTTATTATTTTAACGCTTATTTTCCACAACAAGTATTTGCTATTTTAGGCCCTATTGTTCCGATTTTGGCCTTGACATTTATCTTGACCTTGATTATAATTTCTGTTTTCTCCTTGGCTATTTATTATATGCAAATGCAACGAAATATATCCGAGATAAAAACAGATTTCATCAATAACATGACCCACGAATTCAAAACTCCTATTGCAACCATCAATATTGCTTCGGACGCTTTGAAGAATGAAAAAGTTACCCAAAACCCCGAAAAAGTAAGATATTATGCAGACCTCATCAAACAAGAAAACAAACGAATGAACTCTCATGTAGAAATGGTTCTTCGAATGTCTAAACTCGAAAGAAACCAAATGGAGATGAATCTGCAAAGTGTAGACATGGATAGTATTATAGAAAATGCATTAGAACCTATTCGATTTATTGTATCTGAACGAAGTGGTACAATTTTTGAAAGTTATGAAGCAGATCAAACTATCGTCAATGGTGATTCTTTCCATTTAGAGAATATTGTGATTAATATTTTAGACAATGCACGAAAATACTCTACTGGGAAACCCGAGATATCCATCAGAACTTATAACGATGATCGGTACTTTATCCTCGAAGTGAAAGATAAAGGAATTGGGATGTCACCTTCAGTTTTACGGAAGATATTTGATCAATTTTATAGAGAAGAAACAGGAAATATACACAATGTAAAAGGACATGGACTAGGTCTTGCCTACGTGAAAAAAATTGTAGAACTGCACCACGGAGCAGTTTGGGCAGAAAGCAAATTAGGCGAAGGAAGCAAATTCTATGTAAAAATACCTTTAAAAAAATAA
- a CDS encoding response regulator transcription factor, translated as MSEKQRLLLVEDDPSFGSVLKDYLLINDFDVTHAIDGEDGLNKFKEGEYDLCILDVMMPKKDGFTLGKEIKQLKPEQPIIFLTAKNMRDDVLNGYKIGADDYVLKPFDSEVLLYKIKAVLQRNFGEEEKFEQEEFTIGKFHFNAKLRQLVYEGKSQKLSPKENELLRLLAIYKNDLMPREIALTRIWHDDNYFTSRSMDVYIAKLRKYLKKDPNVEIVNIHGEGFRLLIQEI; from the coding sequence ATGAGCGAAAAACAAAGACTGCTTTTAGTGGAAGATGATCCAAGTTTTGGTAGTGTACTAAAAGATTATTTATTAATTAATGATTTTGATGTTACCCATGCAATTGATGGAGAAGATGGTCTTAATAAGTTTAAAGAAGGCGAATACGACTTATGCATACTGGATGTGATGATGCCAAAAAAAGACGGTTTCACGCTGGGGAAAGAAATAAAACAACTAAAACCAGAGCAACCCATCATTTTTCTTACCGCAAAAAATATGCGAGATGATGTATTGAATGGTTATAAAATTGGTGCTGATGACTATGTACTCAAACCATTCGATTCGGAAGTTTTATTGTATAAAATAAAAGCGGTTTTACAACGTAATTTTGGTGAAGAAGAAAAATTCGAACAAGAAGAGTTTACGATTGGGAAATTTCATTTCAATGCTAAACTTAGACAACTAGTTTACGAAGGAAAATCACAGAAATTATCACCAAAAGAAAACGAATTGCTTCGTTTGTTAGCAATTTATAAGAACGATTTAATGCCGCGTGAAATTGCCCTAACCCGTATTTGGCACGATGATAATTACTTTACCTCTCGTAGTATGGACGTTTACATTGCAAAATTACGCAAATACCTAAAAAAAGACCCTAATGTAGAAATTGTCAATATTCATGGTGAAGGATTTCGTTTGCTCATACAAGAAATATAA
- a CDS encoding GatB/YqeY domain-containing protein — translation MSLETNIMEQMKAAMKEKNTVALEALRAIKSELLLAKTSGENLGELTEQDEITLLQKLVKQRKEAAEQFRVNNRPELEEKELKQAEVIQAFLPAQLSEEELVSALEVIVAEVGATSPKDMGKVMGVASKQLAGKADGKTISEQVKKILSA, via the coding sequence ATGAGTTTAGAGACCAACATCATGGAGCAAATGAAAGCTGCTATGAAAGAAAAAAATACAGTTGCTTTAGAAGCCCTAAGAGCAATAAAATCTGAATTGTTATTGGCAAAAACTTCGGGTGAAAATCTAGGAGAATTAACCGAGCAGGACGAAATTACATTGTTGCAAAAGTTAGTGAAACAACGAAAAGAAGCAGCGGAACAATTCAGAGTCAATAATCGTCCAGAATTAGAAGAGAAAGAATTGAAGCAAGCAGAAGTTATCCAGGCCTTCTTACCAGCCCAATTGTCTGAGGAAGAGTTGGTGAGTGCCTTAGAAGTTATTGTGGCAGAAGTAGGTGCGACCTCTCCAAAAGATATGGGTAAGGTGATGGGAGTAGCATCAAAACAGTTAGCGGGTAAAGCAGATGGCAAAACAATTTCTGAACAAGTGAAAAAAATATTGTCTGCCTAA
- the ftsZ gene encoding cell division protein FtsZ, translating into MSDITEGLVKFDLPKHRSSAIKVIGVGGGGSNAVNYMFEQGITGVDFVVCNTDAQALENSSIPIRIQLGEAITEGLGAGANPEVGEQAALESMDQIKTVLDSNTKMAFITAGMGGGTGTGAAPVIAGIAKELGILTVGIVTAPFYFEGKMRLEQAELGIEKLRGNVDSLIVINNDKLRELYGNLGYKSGFAKADEVLTTAAKGIAEVITHNYSINIDLRDAKTVLADSGTAIMGSAKAKGENKAKEAIQAALDSPLLNNNRITGAKNVLLLLLSGDNELTMDEIGIINDYIQNEAGHSANIIMGIGEDPSLGEEISITIVATGFPKDDQVYTGKEEEKIIHALEEDQPITKTLAIDQPLTPKVNPINFELNFGTRSEEKDEFIQHDQDTFQEPIKDKESDDEGITKYVLDEESTYKSEETKHFDEYEPRLKSEINNENSTQNQTGSSYQNIGSSNPDQPKNSFVQNPSKPIVEKQETVIFSLNQDKKTSMAAQDVETMKEEIIETPIVDFQKPISEALNSTIEERRNRLKQFNFKFKNTLNNAQVDEFESIPAYKRQGLNLSEREENKPSDFMIGPDSKIKPNNFLHDNVD; encoded by the coding sequence ATGAGCGATATTACAGAAGGACTAGTCAAATTCGACTTACCAAAACACCGATCATCAGCCATAAAAGTCATAGGCGTTGGTGGAGGCGGAAGTAACGCCGTGAATTACATGTTTGAACAAGGGATTACAGGAGTAGACTTTGTGGTATGTAATACCGATGCACAAGCACTAGAAAATAGCTCAATTCCGATCAGAATACAGCTAGGTGAAGCTATAACAGAAGGTTTGGGAGCTGGTGCAAACCCAGAAGTAGGCGAACAAGCCGCCTTAGAAAGTATGGACCAGATAAAAACAGTCCTCGATAGCAACACCAAAATGGCTTTTATCACTGCCGGTATGGGTGGCGGAACTGGAACAGGTGCTGCTCCTGTAATTGCAGGTATTGCAAAAGAATTAGGAATCTTAACGGTAGGGATTGTAACAGCTCCATTTTATTTCGAAGGTAAAATGAGGTTGGAACAAGCCGAGTTAGGAATCGAAAAACTACGCGGTAATGTAGACTCATTGATTGTTATCAATAACGATAAACTTCGAGAGTTATACGGTAATTTAGGGTACAAAAGTGGATTTGCAAAAGCCGATGAAGTGCTTACAACAGCCGCCAAAGGTATTGCAGAAGTTATTACGCATAACTACTCGATAAACATAGATTTACGCGATGCCAAAACAGTTTTAGCCGATAGTGGAACCGCAATTATGGGATCTGCTAAAGCAAAAGGTGAAAACAAAGCAAAAGAAGCAATCCAGGCTGCATTAGACTCGCCATTACTGAATAATAACCGAATCACAGGTGCTAAAAATGTTCTATTGTTATTGCTATCTGGTGATAATGAATTGACGATGGATGAAATTGGAATCATCAATGATTATATCCAAAATGAAGCTGGACATAGTGCGAATATTATCATGGGTATCGGCGAAGATCCAAGTTTGGGTGAAGAAATTTCGATTACAATTGTGGCGACTGGCTTCCCAAAAGATGACCAAGTATATACAGGAAAAGAAGAAGAGAAAATTATTCATGCTCTAGAAGAAGATCAACCTATAACCAAAACATTGGCGATAGATCAACCGCTTACCCCTAAAGTAAATCCGATTAATTTCGAGTTGAATTTCGGTACAAGATCAGAAGAAAAAGACGAGTTTATCCAACACGACCAAGATACATTTCAAGAACCAATTAAGGATAAAGAAAGTGATGATGAAGGCATAACCAAGTATGTTTTGGATGAAGAGTCTACGTACAAATCAGAAGAAACAAAACATTTTGATGAATATGAACCGCGTCTAAAATCAGAAATCAATAATGAGAATTCTACTCAAAATCAAACCGGATCATCTTATCAAAACATAGGAAGTTCGAATCCTGATCAGCCGAAAAATTCTTTTGTCCAAAATCCGAGTAAACCTATCGTAGAAAAGCAAGAAACGGTAATTTTTAGTCTCAATCAGGATAAAAAAACCTCAATGGCTGCACAAGATGTGGAAACCATGAAAGAGGAGATAATCGAAACACCAATTGTAGATTTCCAAAAGCCTATTTCTGAAGCACTGAATTCGACCATAGAAGAACGAAGAAATCGTTTGAAGCAATTTAATTTCAAATTTAAAAACACTTTGAATAACGCACAAGTAGACGAGTTTGAGTCGATTCCAGCGTATAAGCGTCAAGGATTGAATCTTTCTGAAAGAGAAGAAAATAAGCCTTCAGACTTCATGATTGGTCCTGATTCTAAAATCAAACCTAATAATTTTTTACACGATAATGTAGATTAA